From the Accumulibacter sp. genome, one window contains:
- the cphA gene encoding cyanophycin synthetase — protein sequence MKSKDIKFLEIRHLRGPNIWTYRPVIEALVDIGDLEDFPSNRIPGFPERLAGFLPSLADHRCSYGEPGGFLRRLQEGTWPAHILEHVTLELQNLAGMPGGFGKARETSTRGVYKVVVRAWHEEVTRSCLYAGRELLLAAIHDEAFDVAGTVERLADLAERRLLGPSTGCIVEAATAKDRRIPFIRLLPTGNLVQLGYGARSRRIWTAETDRTSAIAEGISRDKDLAKTLLGACGVPVPEGRLVESATDAWDAAEEIGLPVVVKPSDGNHARGVFTNLMARAEVESAYAAAVEEGSGVIVERYVRGSEHRLLVIGGKLAAAARGETATVVGDGRSTIDELIDLQINSDPRRGAAEEFPLDVILLAENPVARLEVTRQGFTPDSVPAAGREVLIVRSGNHTDDVTDLVHPETAATAALAARIVGLDICGVDLVCEDISRPLDEQRGAIVEVNAGPGLLMHLKPANGQPRPVGRAIVDELFPNGDDGRIPVVGVSGSTGKTAVSRLLAAIVGLSGRNTGLACSSGLFVGRRCIDPGDAANWGSANRILMNRTVEAAIVENGCDAILDDGLAYDRCQVGIVTNVEPERHFGHHDVATAEQVFTILRTQVDVVLPGGAAVLNASQPMLVDMAPLCDGEVIFFAPDGDLPAVVEHRGRGGRAVFVRAGEVVFGSRERDTVITSLRLIPLTDAGRSAPQVDHVLAAAAAAWALGIAPEIVRTALETATAG from the coding sequence ATGAAAAGCAAAGACATCAAGTTTCTCGAAATCCGCCATCTGCGCGGTCCGAACATCTGGACCTACCGTCCGGTGATCGAAGCGCTGGTCGATATCGGCGACCTGGAGGACTTTCCCTCCAACAGGATCCCCGGCTTTCCCGAGCGACTGGCGGGCTTTCTGCCTTCCCTCGCCGACCACCGCTGCAGCTACGGCGAGCCGGGCGGTTTCCTGCGGCGGCTGCAGGAGGGCACCTGGCCGGCCCACATCCTCGAGCACGTGACGCTCGAGCTGCAGAATCTGGCCGGCATGCCGGGTGGCTTCGGCAAGGCGCGGGAAACCTCGACGCGCGGGGTGTACAAGGTGGTCGTCCGCGCCTGGCATGAGGAGGTGACGCGCAGCTGCCTGTACGCCGGTCGCGAACTGCTGCTGGCGGCGATCCATGACGAAGCCTTCGATGTCGCCGGCACCGTCGAGCGCCTGGCCGACCTCGCCGAGCGTCGGCTGCTCGGACCGAGCACCGGGTGCATCGTCGAGGCGGCAACGGCCAAGGACCGGCGGATTCCGTTCATCCGCCTGCTGCCGACGGGCAACCTGGTGCAACTCGGTTACGGCGCCCGCAGCCGGCGCATCTGGACGGCGGAGACCGACCGGACGAGCGCCATCGCCGAGGGCATCTCACGTGACAAGGACCTGGCGAAGACCCTGCTCGGCGCCTGTGGTGTGCCGGTACCCGAGGGGCGTCTGGTGGAGAGCGCCACTGACGCCTGGGACGCCGCCGAGGAGATCGGCCTGCCGGTGGTCGTCAAGCCGTCGGACGGCAACCACGCCCGCGGCGTGTTCACCAACCTGATGGCGCGCGCAGAGGTGGAATCGGCCTACGCCGCTGCCGTCGAGGAGGGCAGCGGGGTCATCGTCGAGCGCTACGTGCGGGGTTCCGAGCACCGTCTGCTGGTGATCGGGGGCAAGCTCGCCGCCGCCGCGCGTGGTGAGACGGCAACGGTGGTCGGTGACGGTCGGTCGACGATCGACGAACTGATCGACCTGCAGATCAACTCCGATCCACGGCGTGGTGCCGCCGAGGAATTCCCGCTCGACGTAATCCTCCTCGCCGAGAATCCGGTAGCCCGCCTCGAGGTGACGCGTCAGGGCTTCACTCCCGACTCGGTGCCGGCGGCCGGCCGCGAGGTCCTGATCGTGCGCAGCGGCAACCATACCGACGATGTCACCGATCTCGTCCATCCCGAGACGGCAGCGACCGCCGCGCTCGCCGCGCGCATCGTCGGTCTCGACATCTGCGGCGTCGACCTCGTCTGCGAGGACATCTCGCGCCCGCTCGACGAGCAGCGCGGTGCGATCGTCGAAGTCAACGCCGGCCCGGGTCTGCTGATGCATCTGAAACCGGCGAATGGCCAGCCGCGCCCGGTCGGACGGGCCATCGTCGACGAACTGTTCCCGAACGGTGACGACGGTCGCATTCCCGTGGTCGGTGTCAGCGGCAGCACCGGCAAGACCGCGGTCTCCCGTCTGCTCGCTGCCATCGTCGGCCTCAGCGGCAGGAACACCGGGCTGGCGTGCAGCAGCGGCCTGTTCGTCGGCCGCCGTTGCATCGATCCGGGCGATGCCGCCAACTGGGGATCGGCCAACCGGATCCTGATGAACCGCACGGTGGAAGCTGCCATCGTCGAGAACGGCTGTGACGCCATTCTCGACGACGGGCTGGCCTACGACCGCTGTCAGGTCGGCATCGTCACCAACGTCGAACCCGAGCGGCACTTCGGCCACCACGATGTGGCCACCGCCGAACAAGTCTTCACCATCCTGCGCACGCAGGTGGATGTCGTCCTGCCCGGCGGTGCAGCCGTTCTCAATGCCAGCCAGCCGATGCTCGTCGACATGGCGCCACTGTGTGATGGGGAAGTGATCTTCTTTGCTCCTGACGGCGACCTGCCGGCGGTCGTCGAGCACCGCGGGCGGGGTGGCCGGGCGGTCTTCGTGCGTGCTGGCGAGGTGGTTTTCGGCAGCCGCGAGCGCGACACCGTGATCACCAGCCTGCGGTTGATCCCGCTCACGGATGCCGGACGCAGCGCGCCGCAGGTGGACCACGTGCTCGCGGCTGCGGCGGCTGCCTGGGCTCTCGGCATCGCTCCCGAGATCGTCCGCACCGCTCTCGAAACGGCGACCGCTGGTTGA
- the cphA gene encoding cyanophycin synthetase, with translation MEVSRLRALRGPNLWSRHTAIEAIVRCADGERNIDDMPAFENRLRERFPELDMLRPLGHDEAVSMAQALEFAALGLQAQAGCPVTFSRTTETVEAGTYQVVVEYSEEAVGRLAFELAEDLCRAAVEDRHFALDGALQRLRELDEDVRLGPSTGAIVYAAVARNIPYRRLTEGSMVQFGWGSRQRRIQAAETDRTSAVAESIAQDKELSKVLLHAAGVPVPFGRPVLGAEDAWAAACEIGGPVVVKPQDGNQGKGVAVNLTRREEIEDAYEIASAISDEVLVERFLPGHDYRLLVVGDRMIAAARRDPPLVIGDGVHSVRQLVDRVNSDPRRSDGHATSLTRIRLDDLAIARLTKAGLTPDSVPPRGKRVVLRNNANLSTGGTATDVTDDVHPEFAAQAVAAAQTIGLDIAGVDVVCDSVLRPLEEQGGGIVEVNAAPGLRMHLQPSFGKGRPVGEAIIANLFAPGEDGRIPVVAVAGTNGKTTTVRLIAHILAQQGLRIGMTTTDGVYVEGRRIDTGDCSGPKSARNVLFHPRVDAAVLETARGGVLREGLGFDRCDVAVVTNIGLGDHLGLSYISSVEELSVVKRVIVQNVRPGRGVAVLNAADPMVARMADSCPGSVSFFANDRNHPVMAMHRAQRKRVVYRDGASLVASGGGMEHRIALARIPLTQDGAIGFQVQNAMAAIAAAWALGLDWQTIERGLASFVSDVQTAPGRFNLFDYRGAKLIADYGHNPDAIQALVDAVDNMPSAPGSKRSVVISGAGDRRDEDIRQQTEILGGAFDRVILYQDQCQRGRADGEVLALLRAGLQQATRTRHIREIHGEFLAIDSALAELAAGDLCLILIDQIEEALEHIKQRLREG, from the coding sequence ATGGAAGTCTCGCGTCTCCGCGCCCTGCGCGGTCCCAACCTGTGGAGCCGGCACACGGCGATCGAGGCGATCGTCCGTTGTGCCGACGGCGAGCGCAACATCGACGACATGCCGGCCTTCGAGAACCGCCTGCGCGAGCGCTTTCCCGAGCTGGACATGCTGCGGCCGCTCGGCCACGACGAGGCGGTATCGATGGCGCAGGCGCTCGAATTTGCCGCCCTCGGCCTGCAGGCGCAGGCGGGCTGCCCGGTCACCTTCAGCCGGACCACCGAGACGGTCGAAGCCGGCACCTACCAGGTCGTCGTCGAGTACAGTGAAGAAGCGGTGGGCCGTCTCGCCTTCGAGCTGGCCGAGGATCTCTGCCGCGCTGCCGTCGAAGATCGTCATTTCGCGCTCGACGGCGCGCTGCAGCGCCTGCGCGAGCTTGACGAGGACGTCCGCCTGGGTCCGAGCACCGGCGCCATCGTTTACGCGGCCGTGGCGCGCAACATACCGTACCGTCGACTCACCGAAGGCAGCATGGTGCAGTTCGGCTGGGGCAGCCGGCAGCGCCGGATTCAGGCCGCGGAAACCGACAGGACCAGCGCCGTTGCCGAGTCGATCGCCCAGGACAAGGAACTGAGCAAGGTTCTCCTGCATGCCGCCGGTGTCCCGGTTCCCTTCGGCCGGCCGGTTCTCGGCGCCGAGGATGCCTGGGCCGCCGCCTGCGAAATCGGCGGGCCGGTCGTCGTCAAGCCACAGGACGGCAATCAGGGCAAGGGCGTGGCGGTCAACCTGACGCGCCGCGAGGAGATCGAGGACGCTTACGAGATTGCCAGCGCGATCAGCGACGAGGTACTCGTCGAGCGCTTCCTGCCCGGCCATGACTACCGGCTGCTGGTCGTCGGCGACCGGATGATCGCCGCTGCCCGACGCGATCCGCCGCTGGTCATCGGTGACGGCGTGCACAGCGTCCGGCAGTTGGTCGATCGGGTCAACAGCGACCCGCGCCGCAGCGACGGGCACGCGACGTCGCTGACCCGGATCCGCCTCGACGACCTGGCGATCGCCCGCCTGACGAAGGCGGGACTGACTCCCGATTCGGTCCCGCCGCGCGGCAAGCGCGTCGTTCTGCGCAACAATGCGAACCTGTCAACCGGTGGCACGGCGACCGATGTCACCGACGACGTGCATCCCGAATTTGCCGCGCAGGCGGTCGCCGCGGCGCAGACCATCGGCCTCGACATCGCCGGTGTAGACGTCGTCTGCGACAGCGTCCTGCGGCCGCTCGAGGAGCAGGGTGGCGGCATCGTCGAAGTCAACGCCGCGCCGGGGCTGCGCATGCACCTGCAGCCGTCCTTCGGCAAGGGACGTCCGGTTGGTGAGGCGATCATCGCCAACCTGTTCGCCCCTGGCGAGGACGGGCGCATCCCGGTGGTCGCCGTTGCCGGCACCAATGGCAAGACGACCACCGTTCGCCTGATTGCCCACATTCTGGCGCAGCAGGGTCTGCGCATCGGCATGACGACGACCGACGGCGTCTACGTCGAGGGGCGGCGGATCGACACCGGCGACTGCTCCGGTCCGAAGAGCGCGCGCAATGTGCTCTTCCATCCGCGCGTCGATGCAGCGGTCCTGGAGACGGCACGTGGTGGTGTCCTGCGCGAGGGTCTCGGCTTCGATCGCTGCGATGTGGCGGTGGTGACGAACATCGGGCTGGGCGATCACCTCGGCCTATCCTACATCAGCAGCGTCGAGGAGCTGTCGGTCGTCAAGCGGGTGATCGTGCAGAACGTCAGACCGGGACGCGGCGTCGCCGTACTCAACGCCGCCGACCCAATGGTGGCGCGCATGGCCGACTCCTGCCCGGGCAGCGTCAGCTTCTTCGCCAACGACCGCAATCATCCGGTGATGGCGATGCACCGCGCACAGCGCAAGCGGGTGGTCTACCGCGACGGTGCGTCTCTCGTCGCCTCGGGCGGCGGCATGGAACATCGCATCGCGCTCGCCCGGATCCCGCTGACGCAGGACGGAGCCATCGGCTTCCAGGTGCAGAACGCGATGGCGGCAATCGCCGCCGCCTGGGCGCTGGGACTCGACTGGCAGACGATCGAACGCGGTCTGGCGAGTTTCGTCAGCGACGTGCAGACCGCTCCCGGACGCTTCAACCTCTTCGACTACCGCGGGGCGAAGCTGATCGCCGACTACGGGCACAATCCGGACGCCATCCAGGCTCTCGTCGACGCCGTCGACAACATGCCTTCAGCGCCGGGCAGCAAGCGTTCGGTCGTCATCAGCGGCGCCGGTGACCGGCGTGACGAGGACATTCGCCAGCAGACGGAGATTCTCGGCGGTGCCTTCGATCGCGTCATTCTCTACCAGGATCAGTGCCAGCGTGGCCGTGCCGATGGTGAAGTGCTGGCGCTGTTGCGTGCCGGCCTGCAGCAGGCGACGCGAACCAGGCACATCCGGGAGATTCATGGCGAATTCCTGGCGATCGACAGCGCACTGGCGGAGCTTGCCGCCGGTGATCTCTGCCTGATCCTGATCGACCAGATCGAGGAAGCCCTCGAGCACATCAAGCAGCGGTTGCGGGAAGGCTAG
- a CDS encoding ABC transporter ATP-binding protein, with protein MSAANRTLPADATAPTGPSGPVLPPVWSQRLATQLAPGEQVLAWLEIDLDGALHFAHGLVVVSSERLLASPAGEQDWQSWAYRGGLLLSRRDHSGVGTLELCDTAGRLAHWRYTLGSDVAAGRLVERFMRQLSFRLTGELPPPAGVTLCPKCETPLLAGQEECPACSREIHEPPSTWTLLRLGRFARPYRKQLLGAFILSLLTTAATLVAPYLTMPLMDKVLIPYQNGQPIDPGLVLLYLSGLLGSSLLAWVLGWGRTYILALVSERIGSDLRTATYEHLLKLSQEYFGGKRTGDLMARIGSETDRINIFLSLHLLDFATDVLMIAMTTVILVSIDPWLAAVTLLPLPVIAWLIHVVRERLRTGFERVDRVWAEVTNVLADTIPGIRVVKAFAQEAREAARFRAANVRNLDVNDRVNRVWSVFSPTVTLLTEFGLLIVWAFGIWQIAGDRITVGVLTAFLAYISRFYLRLDSMSRIVSVTQKAAVGAKRIFDILDHVSSVPEPTSPVHLPQVSGRIELRGVGFRYGTRSVTRDISIAIEPGEMVGLVGHSGSGKSTLVNLICRFYDVSEGAILIDGVDIRSLPVAEYRRHIGLVLQEPFLFFGTIAENIAYGKPEATRAEIVAAARAAHAHEFILRLPHGYDSLVGERGQALSGGERQRISIARALLIDPRILILDEATSSVDTTTEKEIQKALDNLVRGRTTIAIAHRLSTLRDANRLVVLDRGSVVEVGSHDELMASEGHYYRLYQAQARNVDTEEELRRLEIDREDEGDRE; from the coding sequence ATGTCCGCAGCCAATCGCACGCTCCCTGCCGATGCCACGGCGCCGACCGGCCCGTCGGGGCCTGTTCTGCCGCCCGTCTGGTCGCAGCGCCTGGCGACACAGTTGGCCCCCGGCGAGCAGGTGCTCGCTTGGCTCGAGATCGATCTCGACGGCGCACTGCATTTTGCCCATGGTCTGGTCGTCGTCAGCAGTGAGCGCCTGCTGGCCAGTCCGGCCGGCGAGCAGGACTGGCAGAGCTGGGCCTATCGCGGCGGTCTGCTGCTCTCGCGGCGCGACCATTCCGGCGTCGGGACGCTCGAGTTGTGCGACACCGCGGGACGGCTCGCACACTGGCGCTACACGCTCGGTAGCGACGTCGCGGCCGGCCGGCTGGTCGAGCGTTTCATGCGCCAGCTCAGCTTCCGGCTGACCGGCGAACTGCCGCCGCCGGCGGGTGTCACCCTCTGTCCGAAGTGCGAGACGCCGCTGCTTGCCGGACAGGAGGAGTGCCCGGCCTGCAGCCGCGAGATTCACGAACCACCGTCGACCTGGACCCTGCTCCGCCTCGGCCGCTTCGCACGGCCATACCGCAAGCAGCTGCTCGGCGCCTTCATCCTGTCGCTGCTGACAACGGCCGCGACGCTGGTGGCACCGTACCTGACCATGCCGCTGATGGACAAGGTGCTGATCCCCTACCAGAACGGGCAGCCGATCGATCCCGGGCTGGTGCTGCTCTACCTCTCGGGCCTGCTCGGATCGTCGCTCCTCGCCTGGGTGCTTGGCTGGGGACGCACCTACATCCTGGCGCTGGTCTCCGAGCGCATCGGCTCGGATCTGCGCACGGCAACCTATGAGCACCTGCTGAAGCTGTCGCAGGAGTACTTCGGCGGCAAGCGGACCGGCGACCTGATGGCGCGCATCGGCTCGGAGACCGACCGCATCAACATCTTCCTCTCGCTGCACCTGCTCGATTTCGCCACCGATGTGCTGATGATCGCCATGACGACGGTGATCCTGGTTTCGATCGACCCCTGGCTGGCGGCGGTGACCCTGCTGCCGCTGCCGGTCATCGCCTGGCTGATCCACGTCGTTCGCGAGCGCCTGCGTACCGGTTTCGAGCGCGTCGACCGCGTCTGGGCAGAAGTGACCAACGTCCTCGCCGACACGATCCCCGGCATCCGCGTCGTCAAGGCTTTCGCCCAGGAGGCGCGCGAGGCGGCGCGCTTCCGCGCCGCCAACGTTCGCAACCTGGATGTCAACGACCGCGTCAACCGCGTCTGGTCGGTCTTCTCGCCGACGGTCACCCTGTTGACCGAGTTCGGCCTGCTGATCGTCTGGGCATTCGGCATCTGGCAGATCGCCGGCGACCGGATCACGGTTGGCGTGCTGACGGCATTCCTTGCCTACATCAGCCGCTTCTATCTGCGCCTCGATTCGATGAGCCGCATCGTCTCGGTGACGCAGAAGGCCGCGGTGGGAGCGAAGCGCATCTTCGACATTCTTGATCACGTCTCGAGCGTCCCCGAGCCGACCAGCCCGGTACACCTGCCGCAGGTTTCCGGCCGCATCGAGCTGCGCGGCGTCGGCTTCCGCTATGGCACGCGCAGCGTGACCCGGGACATCAGCATCGCCATCGAGCCCGGCGAGATGGTCGGCCTGGTCGGCCACAGTGGCTCCGGCAAGAGCACCCTGGTGAATCTCATCTGCCGCTTCTACGACGTCAGCGAAGGGGCGATCCTGATCGACGGCGTCGACATCCGGTCGCTGCCGGTTGCCGAATACCGCCGGCACATCGGACTGGTGCTGCAGGAGCCGTTCCTCTTCTTCGGCACGATTGCCGAGAACATCGCCTACGGCAAGCCCGAGGCGACGCGTGCCGAGATCGTCGCCGCCGCGCGCGCGGCGCACGCGCACGAGTTCATCCTGCGCCTGCCGCACGGCTACGACTCGCTCGTCGGTGAACGCGGGCAGGCGCTCTCGGGTGGCGAGCGACAGCGGATTTCGATCGCCCGTGCGCTGCTCATCGACCCGCGCATCCTGATCCTTGACGAGGCGACCTCTTCGGTCGATACGACGACCGAGAAGGAAATCCAGAAAGCGCTCGACAACCTGGTCCGCGGCCGGACGACGATCGCCATCGCGCACCGCCTGTCGACGCTGCGCGACGCGAACCGGCTGGTGGTACTCGATCGCGGCAGCGTCGTCGAGGTTGGCAGCCACGACGAGCTGATGGCATCTGAGGGACACTACTACCGCCTCTACCAGGCACAGGCGCGCAACGTCGATACCGAAGAAGAACTGCGGCGGCTGGAAATCGACCGCGAGGACGAGGGAGATCGCGAATGA
- a CDS encoding YMGG-like glycine zipper-containing protein — MHCCRCAPLLSALLLGACVSLPPEGPAVMALPGSGRTFEQFRIDDQLCRAYAGRSIGPQTPEGAAADSAVGSAVLGTAIGAAVGAAIDGSSGAAVGAGVGLLAGSVTGAAAANASAYELQRRYDQSYVQCMYGRGHRVPVVGGYPLRPGAGGPPAVALPPPPPPPRGAPPPPPAAAAPLPPRGAPPAPPPAR, encoded by the coding sequence ATGCATTGCTGCCGTTGCGCTCCACTGCTTTCAGCGCTGCTTCTCGGCGCCTGCGTCAGCCTGCCGCCCGAAGGGCCGGCGGTCATGGCGCTGCCGGGATCCGGGCGGACTTTCGAGCAGTTCCGTATTGACGACCAGCTCTGCAGGGCCTACGCCGGGCGCTCGATCGGTCCGCAGACACCGGAAGGCGCGGCCGCCGACTCGGCGGTCGGAAGCGCCGTCCTGGGAACGGCAATCGGCGCCGCCGTCGGGGCTGCGATCGACGGCTCCAGCGGCGCCGCGGTTGGAGCGGGTGTCGGCCTGCTCGCCGGCAGCGTTACCGGTGCCGCTGCCGCGAATGCATCGGCCTACGAGCTGCAGCGGCGTTACGACCAGAGCTATGTGCAGTGCATGTATGGTCGTGGCCACAGGGTTCCGGTCGTCGGTGGCTACCCGCTGCGGCCCGGCGCTGGCGGTCCGCCGGCCGTGGCCCTGCCGCCGCCGCCACCGCCGCCGCGTGGAGCGCCGCCGCCCCCGCCAGCGGCAGCCGCGCCACTGCCGCCGCGCGGCGCGCCACCGGCACCCCCCCCGGCACGTTGA
- a CDS encoding flagellar assembly protein A produces the protein MPQHPESAIGNLADLEAGQIALSRFIAQRADGLYVQPNRLDSAADFADFVNRVFDTGLYFRGLDYAHFAWLLYGIASGLDREPVEEVLLAADITFFRPERRALYSAMLIDGDEAAYLFEPLYRDAGDGETVAETRIRLDIDEFIATAWTQGVRFGIDIAATCAGFEVDKAERRVIAHSLPFVPGKDAEVCELAPGLHRNNAPRRLFGDRVDLRQFETRYPQVAAGLRLVRKNPRVAGVDGRRLDGEVLPAPMPKDFDLATLAGPGTRISHEDGAEYLLATVCGFLSIDRQSNQFSVTDKIVSHEGVSVRTTGDLLLTGEEYEQHGEIQEKRVVQCRSITAYADVYGRIISSGGVVRLKRNLVGGSASNEDGDITVEGMASGATLTALAGCINVKRADNCVLAARQVVVGQATNCHIVAEELTVEVAEASALAARTASLGAARARRELDTVLLMLLPDLSTFDATLAGLRGRRLATEKAITAHRARMDALRSDKEVANYLALAQRLRNHEATLTAEQQVGWRRLSALVAPTLRSLSQLSDLVKELATESDACGKQIDAVLAAREEACSKVNCTIAQVEGETRVSALLPRPAEPHLHALPVKELKARMRRTDAATRLLFAGHTGPFSWSYRSRPT, from the coding sequence ATGCCACAACATCCGGAAAGTGCCATCGGCAACCTCGCCGACCTGGAGGCCGGGCAGATTGCCCTGTCGCGCTTCATCGCCCAGCGCGCCGACGGGCTTTACGTGCAGCCGAACCGACTCGACTCGGCAGCAGACTTTGCCGACTTCGTCAATCGCGTCTTCGACACCGGACTCTATTTCCGTGGTCTGGACTACGCCCATTTCGCGTGGCTGCTCTACGGTATCGCCAGCGGCCTCGACCGCGAACCGGTGGAAGAGGTGCTGCTGGCTGCCGACATCACCTTCTTCCGACCGGAACGCCGCGCACTCTACAGCGCAATGCTGATCGACGGCGACGAGGCTGCCTATCTATTCGAGCCGCTCTACCGCGACGCGGGCGACGGCGAAACGGTGGCCGAAACCCGCATTCGGCTGGATATCGACGAGTTCATCGCCACGGCCTGGACGCAGGGGGTGCGTTTCGGCATCGACATCGCCGCGACCTGCGCCGGGTTCGAGGTAGACAAGGCCGAGCGCCGGGTGATCGCCCACAGCCTGCCCTTCGTACCGGGCAAGGACGCAGAGGTGTGCGAGCTGGCGCCGGGACTGCACCGCAACAACGCACCCCGCCGCCTGTTCGGCGACCGGGTCGATCTGCGCCAGTTCGAGACGCGCTATCCGCAGGTCGCCGCCGGTCTGCGCCTGGTGCGGAAGAACCCGCGCGTTGCGGGCGTCGATGGCCGCAGGCTCGATGGCGAGGTGCTGCCGGCGCCGATGCCAAAGGACTTCGATCTCGCGACCCTGGCCGGACCTGGCACCCGCATCAGCCACGAGGACGGCGCCGAATACCTGCTGGCGACTGTCTGCGGCTTCCTCAGCATCGACCGCCAGAGCAACCAGTTTTCCGTGACCGACAAGATCGTCAGCCACGAGGGCGTCAGCGTCCGCACCACCGGTGACCTTCTGCTGACTGGCGAGGAGTACGAACAGCACGGCGAGATTCAGGAGAAACGCGTCGTCCAGTGTCGCAGCATCACTGCCTACGCCGACGTATACGGCAGAATCATCTCCAGCGGCGGCGTCGTGCGGCTGAAGCGCAACCTCGTCGGCGGCAGTGCGAGCAACGAGGACGGGGACATCACCGTCGAGGGCATGGCTTCCGGCGCCACCCTGACCGCGCTGGCCGGCTGCATCAACGTCAAGCGGGCAGACAACTGCGTCCTTGCCGCTCGCCAGGTGGTCGTCGGACAGGCGACGAACTGCCACATCGTCGCCGAAGAACTGACGGTCGAGGTCGCCGAAGCGAGCGCCCTGGCGGCCCGGACGGCAAGCCTCGGCGCTGCGCGGGCACGACGCGAACTCGATACCGTGCTGCTGATGCTGCTGCCCGACCTGAGCACCTTCGATGCCACGCTGGCCGGCCTGCGCGGCAGGCGGCTGGCGACGGAGAAGGCGATCACCGCGCACCGCGCCCGCATGGATGCCCTACGCAGCGACAAGGAGGTCGCCAATTACCTGGCGCTCGCGCAGCGGCTGCGCAATCACGAGGCGACGCTGACCGCCGAACAGCAGGTGGGCTGGCGCCGGCTGTCGGCACTGGTCGCCCCGACCCTGCGCTCGCTGTCGCAGTTGTCCGATCTGGTGAAGGAACTGGCCACCGAGTCGGACGCCTGCGGCAAACAGATCGATGCCGTGCTGGCGGCCCGGGAAGAGGCGTGCAGCAAGGTCAACTGCACGATCGCCCAAGTCGAAGGAGAAACCCGTGTCAGTGCGCTGCTGCCGCGACCTGCCGAACCGCACCTGCATGCCCTGCCGGTCAAGGAACTGAAGGCGCGCATGCGCCGCACCGATGCGGCAACCCGGCTGCTGTTCGCCGGCCATACCGGCCCGTTCTCGTGGAGCTACCGCAGCCGTCCCACCTGA
- a CDS encoding DUF1854 domain-containing protein yields the protein MKPCPDYQLQRNSFGRLELRTADGQIHEGVAPVRAFPITAPDDGLALVDPYGHELIWIDRLDDLPDDLRLLLADELAGREFMPVIQRIVGVGSFATPSTWEVETDRGRTSFVLKGEEDIRRLASPALLIADSHGIHFLIRDRHALDQHSRRILDRFL from the coding sequence ATGAAGCCGTGCCCGGATTACCAGTTGCAGCGCAATTCCTTCGGGCGCCTCGAACTGCGCACGGCCGATGGCCAGATCCATGAAGGCGTCGCACCGGTACGCGCCTTCCCGATCACCGCGCCCGACGACGGCCTCGCCCTGGTCGATCCCTATGGCCACGAGCTGATCTGGATCGACCGCCTCGACGACCTGCCGGACGACCTGCGGCTGTTGCTCGCAGACGAACTGGCGGGGCGTGAATTCATGCCGGTGATCCAGCGCATCGTCGGTGTCGGCAGCTTTGCGACACCGAGCACCTGGGAGGTCGAGACCGATCGCGGCCGCACGAGCTTCGTCCTCAAGGGCGAGGAGGACATCCGTCGCCTGGCGTCGCCGGCCCTGCTGATCGCCGACAGTCACGGCATCCACTTCCTCATCCGCGACCGCCATGCGCTCGACCAGCACAGCCGGCGGATCCTCGATCGCTTCCTGTGA
- a CDS encoding pseudouridine synthase yields the protein MAEPGTRLTEPAAEPPPSQPAVASVRPGLAKEPPRLSRLVSELTGCSRREADEWIENGWISVDGVVIDRLGARVSPKAAIEIRDAASKHRSASVSILFHKPTPAGDAPAPTGRETAVGRIRGDNRWVEDDPAQRFVLAHLRGLAPAGALDASAGGMLVFTQEGSVARRLAGGDARVEKEYHVLVEGALAAGGIERLRHGLVLDGIRLRPADVSWLAENRLRIVLRQSLPRQIPRMCALLGLRVRELRCVRIGSVSLGRLPPGAWRYLRADERF from the coding sequence ATGGCTGAACCGGGGACGAGACTGACGGAACCTGCCGCCGAGCCGCCGCCGAGCCAGCCGGCGGTGGCATCGGTTCGCCCCGGCTTGGCCAAGGAGCCGCCGCGGCTGTCCCGGCTGGTCAGCGAACTGACTGGATGTTCACGCCGCGAGGCCGACGAATGGATCGAGAACGGCTGGATCAGCGTCGATGGCGTGGTGATCGACCGCCTTGGCGCCCGCGTCAGCCCGAAAGCGGCAATCGAGATCAGGGACGCGGCGAGCAAGCACCGCAGCGCGAGCGTCAGCATCCTGTTCCACAAGCCGACTCCTGCCGGCGATGCACCGGCGCCGACGGGGCGCGAGACCGCTGTTGGCCGCATCCGTGGCGACAATCGGTGGGTCGAAGACGACCCTGCGCAGCGTTTCGTCCTTGCCCACCTGCGCGGGTTGGCGCCGGCTGGCGCGCTCGACGCCAGCGCCGGCGGAATGCTGGTGTTCACCCAGGAGGGCAGCGTGGCGCGGCGCCTGGCCGGCGGCGATGCCCGCGTCGAGAAGGAGTACCACGTGCTGGTCGAGGGCGCGCTGGCAGCGGGCGGGATCGAGCGCCTGCGGCATGGGCTGGTGCTGGACGGCATCCGCCTGCGGCCGGCTGACGTCTCTTGGCTCGCCGAGAACCGCCTGCGCATCGTCCTGCGCCAGAGCCTGCCGCGGCAGATCCCGCGCATGTGCGCGCTGCTCGGACTGCGCGTGCGCGAACTTCGCTGCGTGCGCATCGGCAGCGTCTCGCTCGGTAGGCTGCCGCCGGGCGCTTGGCGCTACCTGCGCGCCGACGAGCGCTTCTGA